In a single window of the Palaemon carinicauda isolate YSFRI2023 chromosome 10, ASM3689809v2, whole genome shotgun sequence genome:
- the LOC137648123 gene encoding putative CENPB DNA-binding domain-containing protein 1 — MLSLEIKQEIIVKHEHGVRVSDLGKQYGWNMSSISTIIKQKAANKAVNPLIGITIISKDRSHTLEEMEFLLLIWLKDKKIVGDTITETIICEKASGIYCDLKAVGSGGDMGESSTDPTKEEFNAFCSWFPEI; from the coding sequence atgctttcattagaaataaagcaagaaattatagtaAAACATGAGcacggtgtgcgtgtgagtgatttgggtaaacaatatggctggaatatgtcttCAATTTCAACGATCATCAAGCAAAAGGCAGCCAATAAAGCAGTCAATCCATTGAtcgggatcaccattatttcaaaagatCGCAGCcatacccttgaagagatggaattcCTTTTGTTAATTTggttaaaggacaaaaagattgttggcgatacgatcactgaaacgatcatttgtgagaaggccagcggtatatattgtgacttgaaggcggtggGCTCTGGGGGTGATATGGGGGaaagttcaaccgatcctacgaagGAGGAATTCAATGCGTTTTGCAGTTGGTTTCCAGAAATTTAA